A DNA window from Brassica napus cultivar Da-Ae chromosome C1, Da-Ae, whole genome shotgun sequence contains the following coding sequences:
- the LOC106369178 gene encoding GPN-loop GTPase QQT2 isoform X2, which produces MDHPMDSSADENIVEESHKLVDSLDKLRVSAASSSSNFKKKPVIIIVVGMAGSGKTSFLHRLVCHTFDANKRGYVLNLDPAVMSLPFGANIDIRDTVKYKEVMKQYNLGPNGGIMTSLNLFATKFDEVVSVIEKRADQLDYVLVDTPGQIEIFTWSASGAIITEAFASTFPTVVTYVVDTPRSTSPITFMSNMLYACSILYKTRLPLVLAFNKTDVADHKFALEWMGDFEVFQAAIQSDNSYTSTLANSLSLSLYEFYRNIRSVGVSAITGAGMDDFFKAIEASADEYMETYKADLDKRKAEKEQLEEERREKEMEKLRKDMESSQGGTVVLNTGLKDKDAAEKMMVEEEDDEDFKIEEDSDDAIDEDEEDEEMNRFYV; this is translated from the exons ATGGATCATCCCATGGACTCGTCTGCTGATGAG AACATTGTGGAAGAGAGTCACAAGCTGGTTGACTCATTGGACAAGCTTCGTGTTAGTGCTGCGAGCTCTTCCTCCAATTTCAAGAAGAAGCCTGTCATTATCATTGTTGTTGGAATGGCTG GCAGTGGAAAAACCAGTTTCCTTCATCGTTTGGTCTGCCATACCTTTGATGCAAACAAGCGTGGCTATGTGTTGAACCTTGACCCTGCTGTTATGTCTCTACCATTCGGTGCCAACATCGACATAAGGGACACTGTCAAGTACAAGGAAGTTATGAAACAGTATAATTTGGGGCCTAATGGTGGAATCATGACTTCTCTCAACTTGTTTGCTACTAAATTCGACGAG GTTGTCTCTGTGATAGAGAAACGTGCAGACCAGCTTGACTATGTCCTTGTGGATACTCCTGGTCAGATTGAAATCTTTACATGGTCTGCTTCTGGTGCTATAATCACTGAAGCGTTTGCCTCAACCTTCCCAACTGTTGTCACCTATGTGGTTGATACTCCACGTTCCACAAGCCCAATCACTTTTATGAGCAACATGCTCTACGCTTGTAGTATCCTCTACAAGACCCGGCTTCCTCTTGTCCTGGCTTTCAACAAAACTGATGTGGCAGATCACAAGTTTGCTTTAGAG TGGATGGGAGATTTTGAGGTGTTTCAAGCAGCAATACAATCTGATAACTCGTACACATCGACCTTAGCTAACAGCCTCTCCCTCTCACTCTACGAGTTTTACCGGAATATAAGATCTGTTGGTGTTTCTGCAATCACTGGTGCTGGAATGGATGACTTCTTTAAAGCCATTGAAGCAAGTGCTGATGAATACATGGAAACTTACAA gGCTGATCTTGACAAGAGAAAGGCGGAGAAGGAGCAGTTGGAAGAAGAGCGAAGGGAAAAGGAAATGGAGAAACTGAGAAAGGATATGGAGAGTTCTCAAGGAGGGACTGTGGTTTTAAACACTGGTTTGAAAGATAAAGATGCAGCGGAGAAGATGATGGTagaggaggaggatgatgagGACTTTAAGATTGAAGAAGACAGTGATGATGCCAttgatgaggatgaggaagatgaagagatGAATCGTTTCTACGTATAA
- the LOC106369178 gene encoding GPN-loop GTPase QQT2 isoform X4, translating into MDHPMDSSAEENIVEESHKLVDSLDKLSVSAASSSSNFKKKPVIIIVVGMAGSGKTSFLHRLVCHTFDANKRGYVLNLDPAVMSLPFGANIDIRDTVKYKEVMKQYNLGPNGGIMTSLNLFATKFDEVVSVIEKRADQLDYVLVDTPGQIEIFTWSASGAIITEAFASTFPTVVTYVVDTPRSTSPITFMSNMLYACSILYKTRLPLVLAFNKTDVADHKFALEWMGDFEVFQAAIQSDNSYTSTLANSLSLSLYEFYRNIRSVGVSAITGAGMDDFFKAIEASADEYMETYKADLDKRKAEKEQLEEERREKEMEKLRKDMESSQGGTVVLNTGLKDKDAAEKMMVEEEDDEDFKIEEDSDDAIDEDEEDEEMNRFYV; encoded by the exons ATGGACCATCCCATGGACTCGTCTGCTGAAGAG AACATTGTGGAAGAGAGTCATAAGCTGGTTGACTCATTGGACAAGCTTAGTGTCAGTGCTGCGAGCTCTTCCTCCAATTTCAAGAAGAAGCCTGTCATTATCATTGTTGTTGGAATGGCTG GCAGTGGAAAAACCAGTTTCCTTCATCGTTTGGTCTGCCATACCTTTGATGCAAACAAGCGTGGCTATGTGTTGAACCTTGACCCTGCTGTTATGTCTCTACCATTCGGTGCCAACATCGACATAAGGGACACTGTCAAGTACAAGGAAGTTATGAAACAGTATAATTTGGGGCCTAATGGTGGAATCATGACTTCTCTCAACTTGTTTGCTACTAAATTCGACGAG GTTGTCTCTGTGATAGAGAAACGTGCAGACCAGCTTGACTATGTCCTTGTGGATACTCCTGGTCAGATTGAAATCTTTACATGGTCTGCTTCTGGTGCTATAATCACTGAAGCGTTTGCCTCAACCTTCCCAACTGTTGTCACCTATGTGGTTGATACTCCACGTTCCACAAGCCCAATCACTTTTATGAGCAACATGCTCTACGCTTGTAGTATCCTCTACAAGACCCGGCTTCCTCTTGTCCTGGCTTTCAACAAAACTGATGTGGCAGATCACAAGTTTGCTTTAGAG TGGATGGGAGATTTTGAGGTGTTTCAAGCAGCAATACAATCTGATAACTCGTACACATCGACCTTAGCTAACAGCCTCTCCCTCTCACTCTACGAGTTTTACCGGAATATAAGATCTGTTGGTGTTTCTGCAATCACTGGTGCTGGAATGGATGACTTCTTTAAAGCCATTGAAGCAAGTGCTGATGAATACATGGAAACTTACAA gGCTGATCTTGACAAGAGAAAGGCGGAGAAGGAGCAGTTGGAAGAAGAGCGAAGGGAAAAGGAAATGGAGAAACTGAGAAAGGATATGGAGAGTTCTCAAGGAGGGACTGTGGTTTTAAACACTGGTTTGAAAGATAAAGATGCAGCGGAGAAGATGATGGTagaggaggaggatgatgagGACTTTAAGATTGAAGAAGACAGTGATGATGCCAttgatgaggatgaggaagatgaagagatGAATCGTTTCTACGTATAA
- the LOC106369178 gene encoding GPN-loop GTPase QQT2 isoform X1: protein MSYCKNNEAILVSKNIVEESHKLVDSLDKLRVSAASSSSNFKKKPVIIIVVGMAGSGKTSFLHRLVCHTFDANKRGYVLNLDPAVMSLPFGANIDIRDTVKYKEVMKQYNLGPNGGIMTSLNLFATKFDEVVSVIEKRADQLDYVLVDTPGQIEIFTWSASGAIITEAFASTFPTVVTYVVDTPRSTSPITFMSNMLYACSILYKTRLPLVLAFNKTDVADHKFALEWMGDFEVFQAAIQSDNSYTSTLANSLSLSLYEFYRNIRSVGVSAITGAGMDDFFKAIEASADEYMETYKADLDKRKAEKEQLEEERREKEMEKLRKDMESSQGGTVVLNTGLKDKDAAEKMMVEEEDDEDFKIEEDSDDAIDEDEEDEEMNRFYV, encoded by the exons ATGAG TTACTGCAAGAATAATGAAGCTATTCTTGTTTCAAAGAACATTGTGGAAGAGAGTCACAAGCTGGTTGACTCATTGGACAAGCTTCGTGTTAGTGCTGCGAGCTCTTCCTCCAATTTCAAGAAGAAGCCTGTCATTATCATTGTTGTTGGAATGGCTG GCAGTGGAAAAACCAGTTTCCTTCATCGTTTGGTCTGCCATACCTTTGATGCAAACAAGCGTGGCTATGTGTTGAACCTTGACCCTGCTGTTATGTCTCTACCATTCGGTGCCAACATCGACATAAGGGACACTGTCAAGTACAAGGAAGTTATGAAACAGTATAATTTGGGGCCTAATGGTGGAATCATGACTTCTCTCAACTTGTTTGCTACTAAATTCGACGAG GTTGTCTCTGTGATAGAGAAACGTGCAGACCAGCTTGACTATGTCCTTGTGGATACTCCTGGTCAGATTGAAATCTTTACATGGTCTGCTTCTGGTGCTATAATCACTGAAGCGTTTGCCTCAACCTTCCCAACTGTTGTCACCTATGTGGTTGATACTCCACGTTCCACAAGCCCAATCACTTTTATGAGCAACATGCTCTACGCTTGTAGTATCCTCTACAAGACCCGGCTTCCTCTTGTCCTGGCTTTCAACAAAACTGATGTGGCAGATCACAAGTTTGCTTTAGAG TGGATGGGAGATTTTGAGGTGTTTCAAGCAGCAATACAATCTGATAACTCGTACACATCGACCTTAGCTAACAGCCTCTCCCTCTCACTCTACGAGTTTTACCGGAATATAAGATCTGTTGGTGTTTCTGCAATCACTGGTGCTGGAATGGATGACTTCTTTAAAGCCATTGAAGCAAGTGCTGATGAATACATGGAAACTTACAA gGCTGATCTTGACAAGAGAAAGGCGGAGAAGGAGCAGTTGGAAGAAGAGCGAAGGGAAAAGGAAATGGAGAAACTGAGAAAGGATATGGAGAGTTCTCAAGGAGGGACTGTGGTTTTAAACACTGGTTTGAAAGATAAAGATGCAGCGGAGAAGATGATGGTagaggaggaggatgatgagGACTTTAAGATTGAAGAAGACAGTGATGATGCCAttgatgaggatgaggaagatgaagagatGAATCGTTTCTACGTATAA
- the LOC106369178 gene encoding GPN-loop GTPase QQT2 isoform X3, with protein sequence MDHPMDSSAEENIVEESHKLVDSLDKLRVSAASSSSNFKKKPVIIIVVGMAGSGKTSFLHRLVCHTFDANKRGYVLNLDPAVMSLPFGANIDIRDTVKYKEVMKQYNLGPNGGIMTSLNLFATKFDEVVSVIEKRADQLDYVLVDTPGQIEIFTWSASGAIITEAFASTFPTVVTYVVDTPRSTSPITFMSNMLYACSILYKTRLPLVLAFNKTDVADHKFALEWMGDFEVFQAAIQSDNSYTSTLANSLSLSLYEFYRNIRSVGVSAITGAGMDDFFKAIEASADEYMETYKADLDKRKAEKEQLEEERREKEMEKLRKDMESSQGGTVVLNTGLKDKDAAEKMMVEEEDDEDFKIEEDSDDAIDEDEEDEEMNRFYV encoded by the exons ATGGACCATCCCATGGACTCGTCTGCTGAAGAG AACATTGTGGAAGAGAGTCACAAGCTGGTTGACTCATTGGACAAGCTTCGTGTTAGTGCTGCGAGCTCTTCCTCCAATTTCAAGAAGAAGCCTGTCATTATCATTGTTGTTGGAATGGCTG GCAGTGGAAAAACCAGTTTCCTTCATCGTTTGGTCTGCCATACCTTTGATGCAAACAAGCGTGGCTATGTGTTGAACCTTGACCCTGCTGTTATGTCTCTACCATTCGGTGCCAACATCGACATAAGGGACACTGTCAAGTACAAGGAAGTTATGAAACAGTATAATTTGGGGCCTAATGGTGGAATCATGACTTCTCTCAACTTGTTTGCTACTAAATTCGACGAG GTTGTCTCTGTGATAGAGAAACGTGCAGACCAGCTTGACTATGTCCTTGTGGATACTCCTGGTCAGATTGAAATCTTTACATGGTCTGCTTCTGGTGCTATAATCACTGAAGCGTTTGCCTCAACCTTCCCAACTGTTGTCACCTATGTGGTTGATACTCCACGTTCCACAAGCCCAATCACTTTTATGAGCAACATGCTCTACGCTTGTAGTATCCTCTACAAGACCCGGCTTCCTCTTGTCCTGGCTTTCAACAAAACTGATGTGGCAGATCACAAGTTTGCTTTAGAG TGGATGGGAGATTTTGAGGTGTTTCAAGCAGCAATACAATCTGATAACTCGTACACATCGACCTTAGCTAACAGCCTCTCCCTCTCACTCTACGAGTTTTACCGGAATATAAGATCTGTTGGTGTTTCTGCAATCACTGGTGCTGGAATGGATGACTTCTTTAAAGCCATTGAAGCAAGTGCTGATGAATACATGGAAACTTACAA gGCTGATCTTGACAAGAGAAAGGCGGAGAAGGAGCAGTTGGAAGAAGAGCGAAGGGAAAAGGAAATGGAGAAACTGAGAAAGGATATGGAGAGTTCTCAAGGAGGGACTGTGGTTTTAAACACTGGTTTGAAAGATAAAGATGCAGCGGAGAAGATGATGGTagaggaggaggatgatgagGACTTTAAGATTGAAGAAGACAGTGATGATGCCAttgatgaggatgaggaagatgaagagatGAATCGTTTCTACGTATAA
- the LOC106369180 gene encoding derlin-2.1-like yields the protein MAQAVEEWYKQMPIITRSYLTAAVVTTVGCSLEIISPYNLYLNPTLVVKQYQFWRLVTNFLYFRNMDLDFLFHMFFLARYCKLLEENSFRGKTADFLYMLLFGATVLTGIVLIGGMIPYLSVSFSKIIFLSNSLTFMMVYVWSKQNPYIHMSFLGLFTFTAAYLPWVLLGFSVLVGASPWGDLLGMIAGHAYYFLAFVYPRMTDRRPLKTPSFLKALFADEPVVVARPEDVRFAHAPFDEIRQD from the exons ATGGCTCAAGCTGTAGAAGAATGGTACAAACAGATGCCGATTATAACCCGGTCGTATTTGACGGCGGCTGTTGTCACCACCGTCGGATGTTCGCTCGAG ATTATATCTCCTTATAACCTATACCTAAACCCTACTCTTGTGGTGAAGCAATACCAGTTCTGGCGCCTCGTTACTAACTTCCTTTATTTCCGGAACATGG ATTTGGACTTCTTGTTCCATATGTTCTTTCTAGCTAGATACTGCAAACTCCTTGAAGAAAACTCCTTCAGGGGAAAAACTGCTGATTTCCTTTACATGCTTTTATTCGGGGCAACTGTTCTCACCGGTATTGTTCTCATTGGTGGGATGATACCCTACTTGTCTGTCTCTTTCTCCAAAATCATCTTCCTTAGCAACTCTTTGACTTTCATGATG GTCTATGTATGGAGCAAACAAAATCCTTATATCCACATGAGTTTCCTTGGCCTTTTCACTTTTACAGCAGCGTATTTACCATGG GTGCTTCTTGGATTCTCTGTTCTTGTTGGTGCAAGTCCCTGGGGGGATTTACTG GGAATGATAGCAGGTCACGCGTACTACTTCTTGGCGTTTGTGTATCCACGAATGACTGATCGACGACCCTTGAAAACTCCATCTTTCCTCAAGGCCCTATTCGCTGATGAGCCTGTAGTTGTTGCACGGCCAGAAGATGTCAGGTTTGCTCATGCGCCCTTTGATGAAATCCGCCAAGACTAA